GGTCGTTCGGTGTCCCGCACCCGCCTCGCCGTGATCTTCGGCGGCCGCAGCACCGAGCACTCGATCTCCTGCCTGTCGGCGGGGAGCGTCCTGCGCGCGGTCGACCGCGACCGCTACGACGTCGTCGCCATCGGCATCACGCCCGACGGCCACTGGGTGCTCGCCGGCGACGACCCGGCGGCGCTGGAGGCGCGCGGGCGCGCGCTGCCGAGCGTGTCCGACGAGACCGGCTCGGCCGTCGCTCTCGCGGGCGACCCCGGCGTCAAGGGGCTGCTCGTCCTGGAGCCCGGCGAGGTGCCGCGGGCGCTGACGGCGGTGGACGTCGTACTCCCGCTCCTGCACGGCCCGTACGGCGAGGACGGCACGATCCAGGGCCTGCTCGAGCTGGCCGGGGTCCCGTACGTCGGCTCAGGGGTG
The sequence above is a segment of the Frankiaceae bacterium genome. Coding sequences within it:
- a CDS encoding D-alanine--D-alanine ligase, which encodes MSRTRLAVIFGGRSTEHSISCLSAGSVLRAVDRDRYDVVAIGITPDGHWVLAGDDPAALEARGRALPSVSDETGSAVALAGDPGVKGLLVLEPGEVPRALTAVDVVLPLLHGPYGEDGTIQGLLELAGVPYVGSGVLASAAAMDKAVAKPLLRAAGLTVADAVVVRQGEWDRDEAACVQRVQRLPLPVFVKPARGGSSIGISRVTEWSQLPTAVEDALRNDPKVLVEAGVAG